A genome region from Marinifilum sp. JC120 includes the following:
- a CDS encoding AraC family transcriptional regulator yields the protein MMIKTDNVQLVNEYLSRVNRVVDFVESDISAEFSLEGLAEVAGFSKYHFNRIFHALTGESLFAFIQRVRVEKAAALLLNNQSTPIINIALDCGFSSSAAFSRCFKKHLGMSASRWRQSDDCRTDVSPARFSSSDIMQIEPESVDVRGIPGRTLAYVRHTGIYKGDEELFAHLFEKLFQWAVPRDLAVPHETDSFVLYHDSIDITAGDLLRISGCIEVPQETVVSGEIGKLAFKGGRHVCARFRLDSTEYAEAWRWVFSRFFPSSGFQPADGLSFEFYPAQSQDGEKTLVEICVPVKPL from the coding sequence ATGATGATCAAGACCGACAATGTTCAGCTTGTTAATGAGTATCTTTCCAGAGTTAATCGTGTAGTTGATTTTGTGGAATCCGATATAAGCGCGGAATTTTCTTTGGAAGGACTGGCGGAGGTCGCCGGATTTTCAAAATACCATTTCAATCGAATTTTTCATGCCCTCACCGGGGAAAGTCTCTTTGCTTTTATTCAGCGGGTCAGAGTAGAGAAGGCTGCGGCATTGTTGCTGAATAATCAATCCACACCAATCATTAATATTGCTTTGGATTGCGGCTTTTCCAGCTCGGCGGCCTTTTCAAGGTGTTTCAAAAAACATTTAGGAATGTCCGCTTCCAGATGGCGGCAATCTGATGACTGCCGTACGGACGTCAGCCCTGCGCGTTTTAGCAGTTCTGATATTATGCAGATTGAACCGGAGTCCGTAGATGTAAGAGGCATTCCAGGGCGAACGCTTGCCTATGTTCGGCATACCGGAATTTATAAGGGAGACGAGGAATTGTTTGCTCACCTGTTCGAGAAATTATTTCAATGGGCTGTGCCGCGTGATCTGGCAGTGCCCCATGAAACGGATAGTTTTGTCCTTTATCATGACAGTATAGATATAACTGCTGGCGACTTGCTCAGGATCAGCGGCTGCATAGAAGTCCCGCAGGAAACGGTTGTCAGCGGGGAAATAGGTAAGTTGGCATTTAAGGGAGGGCGTCACGTTTGCGCCCGTTTTCGGCTTGATTCCACTGAGTATGCCGAGGCATGGCGTTGGGTCTTTTCTCGTTTTTTTCCTTCAAGCGGCTTTCAGCCTGCCGATGGATTGAGCTTTGAGTTTTATCCGGCGCAGAGTCAGGATGGAGAAAAGACTCTTGTGGAGATATGTGTCCCGGTGAAACCTCTGTAG
- a CDS encoding FRG domain-containing protein, giving the protein MAHQNKTITCISDLIEYIKLSGYDMLWFRGQRKASWSLQPYIYRNYTPLLESQMIQRFMLKAQIFKDNCPAKTEYGDWLVLMQHYGLPTRLLDWSESPLVAAYFATAGNKGEEGASISMLNPGLLNSSLHEFGTLPNLSTLSPELKERCHNAFKLPENRTSSFRPVAVIASQNDFRMLNQMSCFTLHDMSTPLDEYEQSPFLKKIIIPAEHIDKIKTELNILGIRRSILFPDIENYARELRSIQKIESQER; this is encoded by the coding sequence ATGGCCCATCAAAACAAAACAATCACATGCATTTCTGATCTAATTGAATACATCAAACTATCTGGCTATGATATGCTCTGGTTTCGAGGACAACGTAAAGCATCATGGTCCTTGCAACCTTATATATATCGAAACTACACCCCGCTTCTTGAATCACAAATGATTCAACGATTCATGCTGAAGGCACAAATATTTAAAGATAATTGTCCAGCAAAAACAGAATATGGAGATTGGCTGGTATTGATGCAGCATTATGGCTTACCAACGCGACTCCTTGATTGGTCTGAATCCCCTTTAGTCGCTGCTTACTTCGCAACAGCTGGCAACAAAGGAGAAGAAGGCGCATCCATTAGCATGCTGAATCCCGGATTGTTAAATTCTTCCTTACACGAATTTGGAACACTGCCGAACTTAAGTACGCTAAGTCCGGAACTAAAAGAAAGATGCCATAATGCCTTCAAACTCCCAGAGAATAGAACCTCTTCATTTAGACCAGTTGCAGTAATTGCCAGCCAGAATGACTTTAGGATGCTCAATCAAATGTCATGTTTCACTCTTCATGACATGAGCACTCCCTTGGATGAATATGAACAAAGTCCTTTTTTAAAAAAAATAATTATTCCAGCAGAGCACATTGACAAAATCAAAACAGAATTAAACATACTTGGTATTCGTCGTTCAATTTTATTTCCAGATATAGAAAATTACGCAAGAGAACTGAGAAGCATACAAAAGATTGAATCCCAAGAAAGGTAA
- a CDS encoding class I SAM-dependent methyltransferase produces MLDMNNEEKHIANYLKGKYPNKVRSLFNAILKNGKTKTLEVGCGFGSSAVFFALKGKEVTATDLSETNIIQTKELSDRHNAGVRSIPLDATKPLNEKFDIIYSFDMYEHLPYDLQESHLKAVYEMLENGGTFYVRAPHLHNIRQHIPEHIGLPTYSSISELGSKVGFKVAPFFGHTRFTTSMVPYLAVEKAIEKISTPETRYQMLKKVGMANVVVKLSKA; encoded by the coding sequence ATGCTGGATATGAATAACGAAGAAAAACATATTGCGAACTATCTCAAGGGCAAATACCCTAACAAAGTCAGATCCCTTTTCAATGCCATTTTAAAAAATGGAAAAACCAAAACCCTCGAAGTAGGCTGCGGTTTTGGATCTTCAGCCGTTTTTTTCGCTTTGAAAGGGAAGGAAGTGACTGCTACAGACCTGTCAGAAACCAACATCATCCAGACTAAGGAACTATCTGACAGACACAATGCCGGAGTCCGCAGCATCCCCCTTGATGCAACCAAACCGCTGAATGAAAAGTTCGATATTATTTACTCATTTGATATGTATGAGCACCTGCCTTACGATTTGCAGGAATCCCACCTCAAGGCAGTCTATGAAATGCTGGAAAACGGCGGAACATTTTACGTTCGCGCACCGCACCTTCACAACATCCGCCAACACATTCCCGAACACATCGGACTGCCCACATACTCCAGCATCTCCGAGCTGGGATCTAAGGTCGGATTCAAGGTAGCACCCTTTTTCGGGCACACCAGGTTTACAACTTCAATGGTTCCTTACCTTGCCGTTGAAAAAGCTATTGAAAAAATCAGCACCCCGGAAACAAGGTACCAGATGCTGAAAAAAGTGGGCATGGCCAACGTTGTTGTAAAGCTGTCCAAAGCATAA
- a CDS encoding glycosyltransferase family 1 protein, whose product MKDKFSVCIVGPFDAGVAALKQLGHAVLYVAHTEELFCNLPDILEKNDFTPDLVLQVECLGRRTLIQGLDGLDCPTVFWATDPHLNLHWHNAYARLFDQTLSTQQSMVPSFKAEGLSDVRWLPRFAFNMVSPPVADRKNDISFVGRLSDQRPGRKWMVDFIRSRVGERPFPVEQSLSHSDMLALYQDTKIIPNESILGEVNFRLFEGTSCGCLLLTQELGDEQASLFEPGREIDTYADVLELEEKIKLYLGNDRLIQTMGQAAHKRVQSEHLPIHRIERILQYAKDAVRRRATGEESDKWLAITVASMWESGMLDLQVRDVLSRLASLEQDDHVVVATLRVQAVAGANSVMEDNLVNLIGGELYEDSFCLNFTGSTAALRLGNWDVAKAFWYQHLETVNSTKLPPKSPKDLLILWAKELKRNNRFFWGGFPFNSKRHLPHTATDCLHSLYETEPEDVEILRLIDVMLRSRKELDQVRGGFLSPLAAHESKDWRLSFELAMTNLHSYRLDEGMQKLVLTRELAREHGQEKAFSMALRGRDESGLISKRLMEC is encoded by the coding sequence ATGAAAGATAAATTCAGTGTATGTATTGTGGGCCCATTTGACGCAGGCGTTGCTGCCCTGAAACAGTTGGGGCATGCTGTCCTCTATGTTGCGCATACCGAAGAACTGTTTTGCAATTTGCCGGATATTCTTGAAAAGAACGACTTTACCCCGGATCTGGTATTGCAGGTCGAATGTCTCGGTAGGCGGACATTAATTCAAGGCTTGGATGGTCTTGACTGTCCAACGGTTTTCTGGGCCACGGATCCCCATCTGAATTTGCATTGGCACAATGCTTATGCCCGGTTGTTCGATCAGACTTTATCCACTCAGCAATCCATGGTTCCATCGTTCAAGGCAGAAGGGCTTTCCGATGTCCGATGGCTCCCCAGATTTGCATTTAATATGGTTTCGCCACCTGTTGCCGACCGGAAGAATGATATTTCTTTTGTGGGAAGGCTGAGTGATCAGCGTCCGGGGCGCAAGTGGATGGTCGATTTTATCAGAAGCAGGGTGGGGGAACGGCCTTTCCCGGTTGAGCAATCTTTGAGCCATAGTGACATGCTAGCACTGTATCAGGATACGAAAATCATACCCAATGAATCCATTCTGGGAGAGGTCAATTTTCGTCTTTTTGAGGGGACCTCATGCGGCTGTCTGTTGCTCACTCAGGAGCTGGGTGACGAACAGGCTTCGTTGTTTGAGCCGGGGCGTGAAATCGATACATACGCAGATGTTTTGGAGTTGGAAGAAAAAATAAAGTTGTATTTGGGTAATGATAGATTGATTCAAACCATGGGGCAGGCCGCACATAAGCGGGTTCAGTCTGAGCATCTGCCCATTCATCGAATTGAACGGATTCTGCAATACGCAAAAGATGCAGTCCGCAGACGGGCTACAGGGGAAGAGTCTGATAAATGGCTCGCGATTACAGTTGCTTCCATGTGGGAGTCCGGCATGCTTGATTTGCAGGTTCGTGATGTGTTGTCGCGCCTTGCTTCCCTTGAGCAGGATGACCATGTGGTGGTCGCCACGCTTCGTGTGCAAGCTGTGGCCGGTGCGAATTCGGTGATGGAAGATAATCTAGTGAACTTAATAGGCGGAGAATTGTATGAAGATTCTTTTTGCTTGAATTTTACTGGTTCTACTGCGGCTCTACGTCTTGGTAATTGGGATGTGGCCAAGGCGTTCTGGTATCAGCATTTGGAAACAGTAAATAGCACCAAGCTGCCGCCTAAATCACCGAAAGATCTTCTTATCCTTTGGGCCAAGGAACTCAAGCGCAACAATCGTTTTTTTTGGGGAGGATTTCCGTTTAATTCCAAAAGGCATCTGCCGCATACGGCAACAGATTGTCTTCATTCTCTTTATGAGACAGAACCGGAAGATGTTGAAATTTTGCGCCTTATTGATGTTATGCTGCGTTCTCGCAAGGAGTTGGATCAGGTTCGGGGCGGCTTTCTTTCCCCTCTTGCTGCGCACGAATCTAAAGATTGGCGGCTTTCATTTGAGCTGGCTATGACAAATTTACATAGCTATCGGCTTGATGAAGGTATGCAAAAGCTTGTTTTAACGAGAGAGTTGGCCCGCGAGCACGGGCAGGAGAAAGCGTTTAGCATGGCATTGAGGGGGCGTGATGAATCGGGGCTGATTTCTAAACGCTTGATGGAATGTTAG